The following proteins are encoded in a genomic region of Ovis canadensis isolate MfBH-ARS-UI-01 breed Bighorn chromosome 12, ARS-UI_OviCan_v2, whole genome shotgun sequence:
- the DRAXIN gene encoding draxin translates to MLLLTLLLLLELSLAGSLGPGSSAQILPENHIDLSGPALWMPQASHHRRRGLGKKEQGPGTPGWTQDGAVVTATRQASRLPRAEGLLHGPSPAGLLQDKGLLRGLTRPYPEKESRAPGSERVKKRGREHKRRKERLRLHRGRALVRGPSSLMKKAELSEDQSPEASMEESSTSLAPTILYLTTFEAPATEESLILPVTSLWPQAHPRPDGEVMPTLDMALFDWTDYEDLKPEVWPSTKKKEKHHGKLSSDGNETSPAKGEPCDHHQDCLPGTCCDLREHLCTPHNRGLNNKCFDDCMCVEGLRCYAKFHRNRRVTRRKGRCVEPETANGDQGSFINV, encoded by the exons ATGCTGCTCCTCACCCTCCTCCTGCTCTTGGAGCTGAGCCTGGCAGGTTCCCTGGGTCCCGGAAGCTCTGCTCAGATCCTGCCGGAGAATCACATCGACCTCTCGGGACCAGCACTGTGGATGCCTCAGGCCAGCCACCACCGTCGGCGGGGACTCGGCAAGAAAGAGCAGGGCCCAGGCACACCTGGCTGGACCCAGGATGGGGCTGTGGTCACTGCCACCAGGCAGGCCTCCAGGCTCCCAAGGGCAGAGGGGCTGCTGCATGGGCCAAGTCCTGCAGGCCTGCTGCAGGACAAAGGTCTGCTCCGGGGGCTGACTCGGCCCTACCCCGAGAAGGAGAGCCGGGCTCCAGGGTCAGAGAGGGTGAAGAAACGAGGCAGGGAGCACAAGAGACGGAAGGAGAGGTTGAGGCTGCACAGAG GCCGAGCTTTGGTCAGAGGCCCCAGCTCCCtgatgaagaaggcagagctctCAGAAGACCAGTCCCCGGAGGCTTCGATGGAGGAATCCTCCACCAGCCTGGCCCCCACCATACTTTACCTCACCACCTTTGAGGCACCTGCCACCGAAGAGTCCCTGATCCTTCCCGTCACATCCCTGTGGCCCCAG GCTCACCCCAGGCCTGATGGGGAGGTGATGCCCACACTGGACATGGCCTTGTTCGACTGGACTGACTATGAAGACTTAAAGCCCGAGGTCTGGCCATCCACAAAGAAGAAAG AGAAACACCACGGCAAACTCTCCAGTGATGGGAATGAAACATCACCGGCTAAAGGGGAGCCCTGTGACCATCACCAGGACTGTCTGCCAG GGACCTGCTGCGACCTCCGGGAGCATCTCTGCACACCCCACAACCGAGGCCTGAACAACAAATGCTTTGATGACTGCATGTGCGTGGAAG GGCTGCGCTGCTACGCCAAATTCCACCGGAACCGCAGGGTCACCCGGAGAAAGGGGCGCTGCGTGGAGCCCGAAACGGCCAACGGCGACCAGGGGTCTTTCATCAACGTCTAG